In Pseudopipra pipra isolate bDixPip1 chromosome 24, bDixPip1.hap1, whole genome shotgun sequence, a single genomic region encodes these proteins:
- the MATN1 gene encoding cartilage matrix protein, with protein MTPLWREWGQAGLDIPPSPPWGRVFSLVPLPSKPPRRFTRVRGWLDEGQVNTSGPRLLLSTPHPASSSSTAMDRIFSALLLSLLLLLQSYTVCGAPLQPRGTLCRTKPTDLVFIIDSSRSVRPHEFEKIKVFVSRVIEGLDVGPNSTRVGVINYASAVKNEFSLKTYHTKAGLLQAVRRIEPLSTGTMTGLAIQFAISRAFSDSEGGRVRSPNFNKVAIVVTDGRPQDGVQDVAARARAAGIEIFAIGVGRVDMPTLRQIASQPLDDHVDYVESYSVIEKLTQKFQEAFCVVSDLCATGDHDCEQICVSTPGAYKCACKEGFTLNNDGKTCSACSGGLGSALDLVFLIDGSKSVRPENFELVKKFINQIVDSLEVSDKQAQVGLVQYSSSVRQEFPLGQFKNKKDIKAAVKKMSYMEKGTMTGQALKYLVDSSFASINGARPGVPKVGIVFTDGRSQDYITDAAKKAKDSGFRMFAVGVGNAVEDELREIASEPVAEHYFYTADFRTISKIGKKLQMKICVEEDPCECKSIVKFQTKVEDLINSLQQKLEALAKRIEALENKII; from the exons ATGACGCCGTTGTGGAGGGAatgggggcaggcagggctggacatccccccctccccaccttgGGGCAGGGTTTTCTCCCTCGTCCCTCTCCCCTCGAAGCCCCCCCGGCGCTTCACACGTGTCAGGGGCTGGCTCGATGAAGGGCAGGTTAATACCTCTGGGCCAAGGCTCCTGCTCTCCACTCCCCATCCcgcctccagctcctccacagCCATGGACAGGATTTTCTCTGCCTTGCTGCTCTCTTTACTGCTCCTCCTCCAGAGCTACACCGTGTGCGGggcccccctgcagcccagag GCACCCTGTGCAGGACCAAACCCACGGACCTGGTGTTCATCATCGACAGCTCCCGCAGCGTCCGCCCGCACGAGTTCGAGAAGATCAAAGTCTTCGTGTCGCGGGTGATCGAGGGGCTGGACGTGGGGCCCAACTCCACCAGGGTGGGGGTCATCAACTACGCCAGCGCCGTCAAGAACGAGTTCTCCCTCAAGACCTACCACACCAAGGCCGGGCTCCTGCAGGCCGTGAGGAGGATCGAGCCGCTCTCCACGGGCACCATGACCGGCCTGGCCATCCAGTTTGCCATCAGCAGGGCCTTCAGTGACTCAGAAGGGGGCAGGGTGAGGTCTCCCAATTTTAATAAG GTGGCCATCGTGGTGACGGACGGGCGGCCCCAGGACGGGGTGCAGGACGTGGCCGCCCGTGCCAGGGCCGCCGGCATCGAGATCTTCGCCATCGGGGTGGGCAGGGTGGACATGCCCACGCTGAGGCAGATCGCCAGCCAGCCCCTGGATGACCACGTGGACTATGTGGAGAGCTACAGCGTCATCGAGAAGCTGACCCAGAAGTTTCAAgaagctttctgtg tggtgTCTGACCTGTGTGCCACTGGAGACCACGACTGTGAGCAGATCTGTGTGAGCACCCCAGGAGCCTACAAATGTGCCTGCAAGGAGGGCTTCACCCTCAACAACGATGGCAAGACCTGCAGTG CTTGCAGTGGTGGGCTGGGATCTGCTCTGGATCTCGTTTTCCTGATCGATGGCTCCAAGAGTGTGAGGCCTGAGAACTTTGAGCTGGTGAAGAAGTTCATCAACCAGATCGTGGACTCGCTGGAGGTGTCAGACAAACAGGCCCAGGTGGGGCTGGTTCAGTACTCCAGCTCTGTCAGGCAGGAGTTTCCCCTGGGGCAGTTCAAGAACAAGAAGGACATCAAAGCAGCAGTGAAGAAAATGTCCTACATGGAGAAAGGGACCATGACAGGCCAGGCTCTGAAGTACCTCGTGGACAGCTCCTTTGCCAGCATCAACGGGGCCAGGCCCGGCGTGCCCAAGGTGGGCATTGTCTTCACTGATGGCAGGTCCCAGGATTACATCACAGATGCTGCCAAAAAAGCCAAAGACTCAG GCTTTCGGATGTTCGCGGTGGGAGTCGGGAATGCCGTGGAGGATGAGCTGAGGGAAATCGCCTCCGAGCCCGTGGCTGAGCACTATTTCTACACTGCTGACTTCAGAACCATCAGCAAGATCGGGAAGAAGCTCCAGATGAAGATCTGTGTTG